Within Salvia splendens isolate huo1 chromosome 21, SspV2, whole genome shotgun sequence, the genomic segment GTGAGTATGTCTTGTATGGTCTACGGTGATTCATTTGCGTCAAACTTAATACCAGTTGATTCCACATCTTTGACAGCATACTGTGAAAAAAAATACGGTAGTATATGTAGATTATCAATTTGAAAATAAGGGATATTCTTTTTATGGGACTATCAATTTCAATGTAGGGGTTTGCAAGTGGGAGTCTTGATGAAGATGCATCATCAGTGAGATTATTTGCTGACCGTGGAATGGAGCTTCTTGTAGCTCAGTCTTACAGTAAAAATTTGGGTCTGTATTCAGAAAGGATTGGAGCAATTAATGTTGTCTGCTCATCATCTGAAGTAGCACAAAGGTAATAAGATGGGTATGTCTTTTGTATTGTATTGGTTCTCTCAGCATTTTTACTGATTTCACTTGTATTGCATCTTTCCATATGTTCGGGAACCGCTATTGGGATGTGCATCACATTGTATGGTGAAATTGTTAAATACTACTAGCCTACTAGGCATGTATTAGATGTTATGTTTACTGTTTGTCAAAGACGTTTACGTATGCTCACAGCAGATGCAATGTACATCATCTAACAAGATAATACTGAAATTGAGTAGATCTTTAGCGGGACAAAATTTGGTCTCTTTAGTTTCCCATGGAGGTTTTGCTTTAAGAGTGTATTATTATGTTTCTAACTTAAGCTTTGGAGATTGCTAAGAGTGACTTGTGTGCAACTGCAGGGTAAAAAGCCAGTTAAAAAGGATCGCGCGACCAATGTACTCAAATCCTCCCATACATGGAGCCAGGATTGTTGCTAATGTTGTGGGGAGCCCAGATCTCTTCAACGAATGGAAGGAGGAGATGGCATTAATGGCCGGAAGGATAAAGAGTGTGCGACAGAAACTATACGATAGCATCACTTCGAAGGAAAAAACATCAAAGGACTGGTCCTTCATTCTCAAACAGATCGGCATGTTCTCATTTACAGGCTTGAACAAAGCTCAGGTACAACCTATATTTGTTTAGAATGCTCAATTCAAAGGCACATCTTGTTCTGATATTTCTACCTTTTTGTCGAACCAGAGTGAAAACATGACCAGCAAGTGGCACGTATACATGACCAAGGACGGAAGGATATCCTTAGCCGGATTGTCTGCCGCCAAGTGTGACTACCTTGCCGATGCCATTATTGATTCATACCATAATGTCAGCTGAAATAGATTATAAAGTACTCTGAGTTTTGGTCAGGCCGTTCGAGGTAactatttcaataaaatttctCTGAACATTGTTCTTACAAGAAAGGTTTCAAATATCTTTGGCTGCATTCGACAAGGCTACGGCTGAACTATTATTTGGAGCAGAAAGCTCTGTTCTTCAGCAACAAAGAGTTGGCATGAAGTCCTATTCTTGTGACTAAGAATTAAATATCTCTAATTGGCCAAGTTTTATAATCATTCAAACCAAACGGGCCTTAGACaaagatgaaattaaataattaaataacaagcAAATACCGATGAAATAAGTAAATTAAGATTCGGAAATCAATGGAGGAAGCTTgtaaaaattttagaatattcTATTAAGAAAAGGtggaatagaaagaaaaagaaaaagaaaaagaaaaataaaaatggaaggaataaataaaaggaaaatgcgTATACGGCATAATATAGAAGAAAGAATGTATAATAATAGGCTTGAGATTGCAAAATGCATTAGTAATGAATTATACATATATCAAgtgaatatttaaaaatatttaaattgagtgtaataatcatttattttggaaataaaaatcCCTCGACAAAAAGTTGGTGAGATTTTAGTCTCCAAATAAATCCTCATTTGTCATTTCCTTTTGCACCCATGCAATGATGCATAAATACTTACACAGAGACTAGGTTTTTAATCATCTTCTACAACCAAACCAAACCTTAAAAATAAACACTTTTATCACAcggattttaatatataattggtaaagtaaaagagaaataaaataatttagtgGAGAATAAGGCCactttattagagagaaaaaagttaacaAAAGTATGTGagctatttttatgggacataaGGAGTATATAATAGGCTTCAGATTGTAGAATAATTTGTTCTTGACACGAGATTGGataataatatatttctatgggacggaggaagtgtATATAATAAGCTTGAGATTGCATAATCCACCGGTAGTGTACGCGTGCAGCAAATCTTGTATCTATATATGTTTTAATAATCAATTATATATCTATTTATATCAAATGaatattgaaaaatatatatattaattgtgTCTGATAATCATTTATTTTTACGATTCCATAGAATATCCTTTGCCACGAGAGGAAATAAAAATCCTTTTTTTTGTGATAAAAGGCAAAACAAACTTGACGAATATAAGAAACACGTAATCTTTGTGAGATTCTAGTATGTAATTAACTCCTCATTTCCATGTTTTGCACCTTGCATGGAAAGCATAAATACATGGCCAGACTTATGTTTTGAATCATCTTCTACAACCAAACCAAATCCTAATAGAAATTAGAATTTTGAGAAGAGGATGAATTCTTCCACCAAAATGCAAAGCCCTCGGATTTTGATGTTCCCATAGTTAGGGTATGGCCACATCACACCCTACTTAGAGCTTGCCAAAAAACTCACCACAAAAGGCTTCTTCATTTACTTGTGCTCTACTCAAACCACTCTCAATTCCATCCAAAACAAAATCCCTCAAAACTTGTCAAACTCCATTGAATTAGTTCCCCTTGCATTGGAGGTTTCACAAGATGGTCTCCCTGAAAAGTATCACACCACTAATGGCCTCCCTCCCCACCTCATGCTCAAGCTCAAGGAGGCTTTTCACAACTCCAAACAAAACTTCTCATCCATTTTGGAAAAACACAAGCCTGGCCTTCTCATCTTCGACTTCATCCAGCCGTGGACCCATGGGCGGACCCACATGAAAAGAGGGGATGGCTTTAGCCCCCTAATGaatccaatttttttaatttttttctattataaaattttaaaatttattcatattttgaacATATTGGTATATAAAAGcccctaataatattttaaattacatgaaaatttatttttatataaaattttgaaaatttagccCCCACTCATGTTTATTTCTGCTTCCGCCCCTGGTGGGCCCCACCGCTGGCCGAGGCCATGAGCATCCCATCTGTCATATTCATCACCAGCAGCTCTGTCATGACCAGTTTCATGTTCCACCACTTCAGCAATCCGGACGCTGAGTTCCCTTACCAGAACATCAGGTTCCGTCACTACGAGTCTCGTTTCATGGACGAGTTGCTGGCCAACGCCAGGGACCCTCTCGAGAGGGAGAAGGGCTCTGTGGGGGTCAACATGTCTCGCGAGGTCGTCCTCATCAAGGGGTCTGGAGAGATCGAAGGGAGATACATCGAGTATGTGCCTCGTTTGACTGGGAAGAGGTTTGTCCCGGTCGACCCTCTTGTTCAGGAGCCTGATGAGAACTTCTCATCATCTGAGTTGTTGTCTTGGTTGGAACAGAAAGAGGCGAAATCGACTGTTTTCGTGTCGTTTGGGAACGAGTACTTCCTTAGCAAGGAGGACATGGATGGGATTGCTCATGGTTTGCTACAATCCCGGGATTGCTCATGGTTTGCTACAATCCAAAGCTAACTTCATTTGGGTTGTGAGGTTTCCGGAAACTGAGGCGGTTCTCGAAGAGAAGCTTCCGGAAGGATTTCTTGACAAGGTTGGGAAAGGGCCCCACAGACAAGGATCCCTGTGCATCCAAATGTGGGAGGCTTTGTGAGCCACTGCGGTTGGAACTCTGTGATGGAGAGCTTCAAGTTTGGGGTTCCTATCGTCGCGGTGCCAATGCATCTGGACCAGCCCATCAACGCTAGGCTGGTCGAAGAGATTGGTGCGTGGAAGGAGGTGCTGAGAGACAGAGATGGGAGGCTGAATGCTGAAACAGTTGCTGAGGTGATCAATCGTGTCGTGGTGGAAGATGGTGTGAGGGCGAAGGTGGATGATGTTAAGAAGAAGCTCGCGTTGAAGGGCGATGGAGAGATCGATGAAGTTGCTCGAGAGCTCATGAGCATTTGCAGCAAGAGTTTGATCAACTAATATGGAGTACTTCTATGTTTGAGTTTTTAGTATAGTATGGTAGTAGCTTATTTTTGCTTAATTGTGTTGCTCTGTGTCTATTTAATGCAGAGTAACACTGACTCTTGTTAGGATGGATCAGTAGGTTTTGTTGGTGTTTTTGCTAGTAATATTTGTTAGGCTATTTCATGTTCTAGTTCTATTGTTGAGTTTAAGTCACTTTTTGGCTTAAACTTTGATTGTTAAGTTCAAAGTCACTTTTGGACTTGAACTATATTTGAAACTTTTGATTTTAgttatattttggttttggtcctaactagtagtagtatttacaTTTTAATGACAGACTTATATGAAGGTTGTTTTTATATTAGTACATTAATAAGAAATTGGTAATTTGGTTTGAGAAGAGAATACTTTATTagtactaattattttattttaatttctctaACCTTCAAGTTGTCCGCTCCATGTTCTTGACTGACCACCTCCATGTAGATATTTTTCGTGATTTTATAGGTATaatcttttattaatatatataatccATATAACATTAACTAATAGTACAACcatttattaaataaaggtATATCGACACATTAAAGcaaaatcagaacaaatagCTTACTTATTTATAAACGGATTTTAATGTCGGTATGCAAAACTAGAATTTGACAAACGTTCAACAAGTGACAAGCAAATAAGTGACCCTTAAATAATCACACTGAACACATTCATCTCCAGAAAACCTTAAAGCATTACTTCAAATCAATTTCACCATAATCCTCTCTGTTGAAAGATTCGCCCCAAATATTGCACTTTTACGTTACACGAACTGGTCGAACTATTCTCGATTACCATAATTAATGTACGACCGAAAATAACCAACACCAAAATAATGGCAAATGTTCTagatttagaaaaaaaagaaaagaaaaaaaacacaacacCAGCAGTAACTACCTCCAACATAGCCACTACCAACTACAATGGCAAATGCTAAAGCTATGGCAGTTGACAATATCCAAGTCTAACTTAGCCTACAATGGTAGGAAAGTCTACATAGTAACTTGATATGTGAAAATAGACAACTCACCCCAGAGGGGGGAACCACGCCAAGATATAATTTACTTCTTTCGCTTCTTTCCAACCTTAGTCTCACCTTCTCGTGATTTGGCAGAATCTGTGGCTTTCCCTTTGGCTGCTGTTTCTGTTGATTTTGCAGTATCAGGTGTATTTTCCTTCTTCTGATCAGCTTCCTTCACCTTCGATGTGCTAGATTTCGTTGATTTTGCAGAACCAAGGGTCTTGCCACCAGGTGTGGTTTTGCCTTTTGACTTTGGAGTTCGTAGGTTGTCTTGTTTCGTCTGACTAGAGTTTTTGCCGACATCCTCCTCTTTGGATTTCCCGGATGCTTTGGCAGAATCAACTTGAACTTTGCCCCCAGATTTCTGAGATTGATCTTTAGATCTATTATCCGCAGTTTTTTTACTGGCCTTCTGGATGTTTCCTTTGGACCCTGACTCTGCTTTTCCATCATCCTTAGAGATGCTGCCAGTTTTTGTTGGACTATCTTTTTGTTTGctggaaaagaaaaaaacggTCTTTTGTTACTCTTTAGAATAATCGTTGTAATTGCTTCATGAGGAGATTGAGAGCAAGGGAAACAGACCTTTTAGCTGAACCCTCCACCTTTTGGCGTTTGCTTGTTGTTTCAGAACTCATGTTACCTTTCCTCTTTACTTGTCTGGTGGGAAAGAATACTTTCAGTAAAACCGGTAACTAAAGTAGCGCATACAATTTTACAGGCTATCAAATCTGAATCACACCCCCGGTTCTCAAACCATACCCAATATAGAAAGCTATAAATTTGAGAAGACAGGTGTGATCACGGAATATACTCAATTAAGGTTAAAGCATTTGTGAGGATAGAAACTTACACATCAGAGGAAGTATCATGACTTGAATGTTCAACATCCAGGCCCTGTTTACAGAAAATGTGAAGACTAAGCCGAGGAAGTAGAGACTATAGAATGCAACTATGAATAAAATTAGGAAGTTACTATCTGGTCAAGAAAATTGAAAGTCACTTACCCCATTTGAAACCACATCATCAAGAAAATCCCACTGCTCTTTTTTGAGGTTCAATATCTCTTCATCGCCATCATTATACAAAACCTACTCGGGATGGAAGCGTGAAGCCAGGTTAGGGTTTATAAATCAAAACAACAAAGACAAAATGCAACATCTAACTCTTGCACTGACCCTATGCTTTTTCTTGGCAGAATCAAATGAAGCAATCACACCCTCATAATACCTGGCGATAAGGagcaaaaaatcaaaagatATTCTTATTGTGCTATCAATCACATTTAAGCCCTATAAGAAATATACGAGAATCACTTACTCTTTATCTTTTGGCCAAAACACTTTAACCTTTGAACCAACCAAATTCTCCCCGTGCTCTAGGTCAGATGCCTGGACAAGCAATAATTAACCAGAATTAGTACAAGGTTCTGAGTTGCATTCAGAAGCAACATTTTAGGATGCAAATGTATGTTGGTGAGAGAAACTGCAAAACATCAGTAGCATTAAAAGTTGAACGGCACCAAAAGTATATAATTTCATACTTTCTCTTTGCCAGGAGTATTTTTTCTCTTGGTGCTTGTTCTTGGAGTTTCTTCCTGAACTACTTCATGTTTTGTGGGTTTTGATTGGGATTTCTGCGGAGTGACTGTGTCCTACAATAAGAAACACGAGATAGATGAGAGAATATTTGATCAGAGTAAGTagaaactaataaataattctGGAGGACCCCAACTTACTTTCCCCTGGTTCTTCCTTGCTGAAGGTTTTGGTGTCTCTTTTTCAGAGGTAGGTTTGCCACGCCCACTCTTTTTTACATCTTCCTTCTTCGATGCCGATCCAGACTCTTTCTTATTACTAGCATCCTTCGGTTTTTCTGCCTGGTCCAGTGTTCTCGCCTCTGAATCACTTGCATTGTTCTTTGATGCCACTTCTTCAGTCATTGCTTTATCCCTGTCAGACGAGTCATCAGTTTGCTTTTTTCCTGAGCGCTGCTGCTTCTTCAATGCTGACCCATACCCTTTCTTATTACTAGCACCCTTAGGCTTTTCTGCCTGGTCTAGTGTTCTTGCTTCTGAATCACTTGCACAGCCATCATCGTTCTTTGATGCAACTTCTTCAGTCAATGCTTTATCCTTGTCAGACAAGTCATCCGTTCGCTTTTTTCTTGAGCGCTGCTGCTTCTTCAATGCTGATCCATGCTCTTTCTTATTACTAGCATCCTTCGGCTCTTCTGCCTGGTCCAGTGTTCTTGCTTCTGAATCACTTGCACAGCCATCATCGTTCTTTGATGCAGCTTCTTCAGTCAATGCTTTATCCTTGTCAGACGATCGCTTTTTTCCTGAGCGCCGCTGCTTCTTTACTTCTGAAATGGACTCTTCTTCAGATGCTTTCTTAGGAGCATTATCAACGGATACCATCTCTTCATCAACAAACTTTTCTTCCTTTGTTTCCTTAACCTCTGTTTCAGATAGTTTCTCATCAGGGTGGCTGCCACTTTGTGCCGGAGATGCTTCAGTGACAGCCTCAACAGGTTTAGACACTTCAGAGTGAGCCTCAACTGGCTTAGATGCTTCGGTGACAGCCTCAACACTTCTGTCCTCTCCTTTGTCCAGAGATTCGGCAGCTTCAACAGGTACAACTTCAATTGGAGAAGTATGTACATCTTTATCTGGACTATCATGGTTTTCTGCCTCAGTCTGCACCTTTTCAACTTCAGCTTCTGCTTCCAACTTCTCAGGTTCCTGTGCATCGTGACCATCAGATTCATCTTTGAACGTTGTCTTTGCATCAAGTTGACCTTCAGAATCAACCTTGTTTGAAGAATTTTCCTCAGTAGTAATTTTATTGGTCCCAGTCTCATTGATACCATTACTCACAACTGACTTTGGTGATCTGATAGCAGTGGAGTCTTTTTCCTGATAGTTGGTCCCTTCCCTATCATCCTGAGCAACCTGCTGACAACAGTGGCGTATTGCAATTATGTACTGAACAGCAAAAAACTCCAATGTTTATAAAGCAAATAAACCAGAGTTAAAACTGGCATGGATTTAGTAACATGAACTGTGGAAGATTGTTAAAAGTTCAATTGCTCAAATTGAGATAACCTTTTTAATCCAACTAATTTCTATTGTTTCGATCAGAACATAAATGGGGTTGaatgaaatttaaaaagtaTGAGATAATAGCAATGAAACCATGGATTAAATGCTCAAGCATAGATCAAAACCGCAACAAGATAATTTAACGATCCATGGAAAAAAATTACTCGAGCATGGAGAACATTGCAGTAAAGATATTCAGAGTTTTGATATTGCAACTAGTCCTCATATTGTCGTGTTTTGTGGGAAGGGGGGTGGCTCTAAGGGTAACCCGTGCATTAAGAAAAAGCTTTAGTTATTATATTAACTAAACGAGCAAACCTCTAAACCATTACATAAACATACATACCGGAGTTCCTGGATCCTGAGCTGGAGAAGCACTGGTACACTTTTCCTCAACCACCTAAAACAGAGAGTATCATAGAGCATCAATAATTACGAGGGTCGGCAGATAAAAAAACTCAACAAAAATCCACAGGTTTTCTACTTTTACCGAATCTAGAGGAAAAAAGTCAGACATACTGCTACACAAACTTCAAAACATCATGTGTACCAACAGAGCCACACAATGGACCAAAATCATAGGATGAAATGAAGCATATGcaccataattaattaaatcaaaagagGGCCC encodes:
- the LOC121784822 gene encoding nucleolar protein dao-5-like translates to MPSVSEKELEERLASAGKSLAHPPAVLDELLALLDEVEQLLSKVEQSPPKTMQASLNPLTKALVTESLLEHFNTDVKVGVASCISEITRITAPDAPYNDEKMKDVFRLIVSSFEGLENVSSRSYEKRATILETVAKVRSCVIMLDLECDQMIVDMFEHFLETIRSYHSASINANMATIMTLVIEESEDISTDLLAPILATLKRNNKDASSIAKKLAEKVIQNSADKLRPYLQQAVKSLGTSFNEYSEVVASVCRENTDTVGHGNESISKDQPVVEEKCTSASPAQDPGTPVAQDDREGTNYQEKDSTAIRSPKSVVSNGINETGTNKITTEENSSNKVDSEGQLDAKTTFKDESDGHDAQEPEKLEAEAEVEKVQTEAENHDSPDKDVHTSPIEVVPVEAAESLDKGEDRSVEAVTEASKPVEAHSEVSKPVEAVTEASPAQSGSHPDEKLSETEVKETKEEKFVDEEMVSVDNAPKKASEEESISEVKKQRRSGKKRSSDKDKALTEEAASKNDDGCASDSEARTLDQAEEPKDASNKKEHGSALKKQQRSRKKRTDDLSDKDKALTEEVASKNDDGCASDSEARTLDQAEKPKGASNKKGYGSALKKQQRSGKKQTDDSSDRDKAMTEEVASKNNASDSEARTLDQAEKPKDASNKKESGSASKKEDVKKSGRGKPTSEKETPKPSARKNQGKDTVTPQKSQSKPTKHEVVQEETPRTSTKRKNTPGKEKASDLEHGENLVGSKVKVFWPKDKEYYEGVIASFDSAKKKHRVLYNDGDEEILNLKKEQWDFLDDVVSNGGLDVEHSSHDTSSDVQVKRKGNMSSETTSKRQKVEGSAKSKQKDSPTKTGSISKDDGKAESGSKGNIQKASKKTADNRSKDQSQKSGGKVQVDSAKASGKSKEEDVGKNSSQTKQDNLRTPKSKGKTTPGGKTLGSAKSTKSSTSKVKEADQKKENTPDTAKSTETAAKGKATDSAKSREGETKVGKKRKK